One segment of Parvularcula sp. IMCC14364 DNA contains the following:
- a CDS encoding parallel beta-helix domain-containing protein: protein MRTSIIALTGVLMLAACGQNTETDAGNGEGDSAASTAAADYAATLRAQFLDAQPGDVIEIPAGNYSFDRSLSLSVDNVTIRGAGMDETVLSFKGQVAGAEGLLVTGDNFTIENLAIEDTKGDALKINESKNVVIRGVRTAWNGEPKTSNGAYGMYPVQCENVLIEDSVAIGASDAGIYVGQSRNIIVRRNRVEYNVAGLEIENSIGADVYENIATNNTGGILVFNMPNLPQPGYGTRVYNNDVYENNTRNFGHPGTPVASVPAGSGVVINSNDKVEIFDNRIADNKTANIIISSVYSAGYEGLSTQEDFDPYPEGIFVHGNELSGGGNAPDGLDLKALKTMMFGLNGSFPDVLWDGYVNMDKYPDGVLAGEDRICIDNGDVEVLNVDMPNGNDNPTVDTAQHNCTLERLPAVSLDL from the coding sequence TTGAGAACATCCATAATTGCGCTGACAGGCGTCTTGATGCTGGCAGCTTGCGGGCAGAACACCGAAACAGACGCCGGGAACGGTGAAGGAGACAGCGCCGCTTCAACCGCAGCAGCGGATTATGCCGCAACCTTGCGGGCGCAGTTTCTGGACGCCCAGCCCGGTGACGTGATTGAAATCCCGGCTGGTAATTACAGCTTTGACCGCAGCCTCTCGCTCTCCGTGGATAATGTGACAATCCGGGGTGCCGGGATGGATGAAACTGTTCTCTCCTTCAAGGGACAGGTTGCCGGGGCCGAAGGGCTCTTGGTCACGGGTGACAATTTCACGATTGAGAATCTGGCGATTGAAGATACCAAAGGGGATGCGCTGAAAATCAACGAAAGCAAAAATGTCGTCATTCGCGGTGTCCGCACTGCGTGGAACGGTGAGCCCAAAACCTCCAACGGAGCGTATGGCATGTATCCGGTTCAATGTGAAAATGTACTGATTGAAGACAGTGTCGCAATCGGTGCTTCTGATGCCGGTATCTATGTCGGCCAGTCACGGAACATCATTGTGCGTCGTAATCGCGTGGAATATAATGTTGCCGGTCTGGAAATCGAGAATTCCATCGGAGCCGATGTGTACGAAAACATCGCCACCAATAATACGGGCGGCATTCTCGTGTTCAACATGCCGAACCTGCCACAGCCCGGCTATGGCACACGGGTCTATAATAACGACGTTTATGAGAATAATACGCGCAATTTCGGCCATCCTGGCACCCCGGTGGCCAGTGTGCCGGCTGGCTCCGGTGTCGTCATTAACTCCAATGACAAGGTTGAAATTTTCGATAACCGGATTGCTGACAACAAGACAGCCAACATCATTATCTCCAGCGTTTATTCTGCCGGGTATGAAGGGCTCTCAACACAGGAAGATTTCGATCCTTATCCAGAGGGTATTTTCGTGCATGGCAATGAACTTTCTGGCGGTGGAAATGCTCCTGACGGTCTCGACCTGAAAGCCCTGAAAACCATGATGTTTGGTCTGAACGGTAGCTTCCCTGATGTTCTCTGGGATGGTTATGTGAACATGGACAAATATCCTGACGGTGTTCTGGCCGGTGAGGACCGTATCTGCATTGATAATGGTGATGTGGAAGTCCTGAATGTGGATATGCCAAACGGCAATGATAACCCGACAGTAGATACAGCCCAGCATAATTGTACGCTGGAGCGCCTGCCTGCGGTCAGTCTGGATCTCTGA
- a CDS encoding SO2930 family diheme c-type cytochrome — protein sequence MKTFLGSCLALVVLTACSGEQAQPVFHADTNPDTLSAWGQVTIADGTLALSENVMPYDLNTPLFSDYAHKLRTVWLPDGTKAAYREGEVLDFPVGTVITKTFYYETPEGDFEGLVLKSDGPDGLPENKLTLENVRLIETRVLARRESGWVALPYVWNDDQTDAMLQRAGEIKRLTLVRDAAMEDAAEFAYLVPDVNQCAGCHATNATTRAIQPIGPKARHLNGPFVYDSGAENQLVHWQSAGLLESAPAPHNAPRNAVWTDTSKSLDRRARAYLDANCAHCHNTVGAADTSGLHLEPDDPYGPNLGICKTPIAAGTGTGGRHFDIVPGDPDASIFTYRMASTNPAEMMPELGRSLAHDEGVELIVAWIESLEGGCTSDL from the coding sequence ATGAAAACGTTTCTCGGTTCCTGTCTGGCGCTGGTGGTTCTGACAGCCTGCTCTGGTGAGCAGGCCCAGCCTGTGTTCCATGCTGACACCAACCCCGATACCTTGAGCGCCTGGGGGCAGGTGACCATTGCCGATGGCACGCTGGCCCTGTCAGAAAACGTGATGCCGTATGATCTGAATACACCACTTTTTTCAGACTACGCCCACAAGCTGCGCACTGTCTGGCTGCCCGATGGCACAAAAGCTGCCTATCGCGAGGGTGAGGTTCTGGATTTTCCAGTTGGCACCGTCATCACCAAGACATTCTATTACGAGACGCCTGAAGGCGATTTTGAGGGACTGGTGCTGAAATCTGACGGACCGGACGGGTTGCCTGAAAACAAACTGACGCTGGAAAATGTGCGGCTGATTGAAACGCGGGTGCTGGCCCGGCGCGAGAGCGGCTGGGTCGCCCTGCCCTATGTCTGGAACGACGATCAGACAGATGCCATGTTGCAGCGAGCCGGCGAAATCAAACGCCTGACGCTGGTCAGGGATGCGGCTATGGAAGACGCGGCAGAGTTCGCCTATCTGGTGCCGGATGTGAACCAGTGTGCCGGCTGCCACGCCACCAATGCAACAACTCGCGCCATCCAGCCGATTGGCCCCAAAGCACGCCACCTGAATGGCCCGTTCGTTTATGATAGCGGTGCAGAAAACCAGCTTGTTCACTGGCAATCAGCAGGTCTGCTTGAAAGCGCCCCCGCCCCGCATAATGCGCCGCGCAATGCTGTCTGGACAGATACTTCAAAAAGCCTGGATCGGCGCGCGCGCGCTTATCTCGATGCCAACTGTGCGCATTGTCACAATACTGTCGGAGCGGCAGACACGTCAGGGCTGCATCTGGAGCCTGATGATCCGTATGGACCTAATCTGGGTATCTGCAAAACACCGATTGCGGCAGGCACGGGCACAGGCGGGCGGCATTTTGACATTGTGCCAGGCGATCCGGATGCGTCCATTTTCACCTACAGGATGGCCTCGACCAATCCGGCTGAGATGATGCCGGAACTTGGCCGCTCCCTTGCCCATGATGAAGGTGTTGAGTTGATTGTC